One genomic region from Cellulomonas fengjieae encodes:
- a CDS encoding tyrosine-protein phosphatase, translating to MTVDPHVLLSPAVTNLRDLGGRPTADGGRVATGVAYRSAELVAPSVATDAALADLAVRTVVDLRTQAERSARPDHVPAGATLVELDVLADLPQGPAAQLPALLVGGRVDALARLDLAAQMLTVYRQLVVGDAARRGYAALVRIVIDPQRQPVLFHCTAGKDRTGWAATILLLAAGVDQAGVLEEFLAVNPAVRETFAPLLQQFGAAGGDPDLLRPMLEVRAEYLEVALDVVRERFGSFDGYLTDGLGLSPLEIGTLHRTLRADG from the coding sequence GTGACCGTCGACCCGCACGTCCTGCTCTCGCCCGCCGTCACCAACCTGCGCGACCTCGGGGGCCGGCCAACCGCCGACGGCGGTCGGGTCGCGACCGGCGTCGCCTACCGCTCCGCCGAGCTGGTCGCCCCGTCGGTCGCGACGGACGCCGCGCTCGCGGACCTGGCCGTCCGCACGGTGGTCGACCTGCGCACGCAGGCCGAGCGGTCGGCGCGTCCCGACCACGTCCCGGCCGGCGCGACGCTCGTGGAGCTGGACGTGCTCGCGGACCTGCCCCAGGGTCCCGCCGCCCAGCTGCCGGCGCTGTTGGTGGGCGGTCGTGTCGACGCCCTCGCGCGGTTGGACCTCGCCGCGCAGATGCTCACGGTCTACCGGCAGCTCGTCGTCGGTGACGCCGCCCGCCGGGGTTACGCCGCGCTGGTCCGGATCGTCATCGACCCGCAGCGTCAGCCCGTCCTGTTCCACTGCACGGCCGGCAAGGACCGGACGGGGTGGGCGGCGACGATCCTGCTGCTCGCCGCGGGGGTGGACCAGGCCGGCGTGCTGGAGGAGTTCCTCGCGGTCAACCCCGCGGTGCGTGAGACGTTCGCACCGCTGCTCCAGCAGTTCGGGGCCGCCGGCGGGGACCCCGACCTGCTGCGCCCGATGCTCGAGGTGCGGGCCGAGTACCTGGAGGTGGCGCTGGACGTCGTGCGCGAGCGGTTCGGGTCGTTCGACGGGTACCTGACCGACGGGCTCGGGCTGAGCCCGCTCGAGATCGGGACGCTGCACAGGACCTTGCGCGCCGACGGGTAG
- a CDS encoding RNA polymerase sigma factor: protein MPSDRALEDLLRDLAPQVLGVLVRRSGDLADAQDALQEALLAAATQWPERGMPDDQHAWLVAVGRNKLVDRYRSEAARRRREELVATMDGVGAGDAPDSDDSLLLLFGCCHPALTPASAVALTLRSVGGLTTAEIARAFLVPEPTMAQRLSRARATLRSLDRPFRMPSADDYDDRLRAVLRVLYLMFNEGYASTTGAAVARGDLSVEALRLTRTLHARLPADPEVAGLLALALLTDARRPARTGPHGELVALPDQDRALWDRAMIDEGVVLVEDALVRGAVGEYQLQAAIAAVHDEAPSTDATDWPQLLALYGLLERMTGNPMVTLNRAVALAMVHGPEAGLALLATLDDRLPGHHRLAAVRGHLLERAGHPHEAADQLLAAARGTTSLAERDYLLLQVARLRHRGPR from the coding sequence CTGCCGAGTGACCGTGCCCTCGAGGACCTGCTGCGCGACCTGGCGCCGCAGGTCCTCGGTGTGCTGGTCAGGCGCTCGGGTGACCTTGCGGATGCCCAGGACGCGCTTCAGGAGGCACTGCTGGCGGCCGCGACGCAGTGGCCCGAGCGCGGCATGCCGGACGACCAGCACGCCTGGCTGGTGGCGGTCGGTCGGAACAAGCTGGTGGACCGGTACCGGAGTGAGGCCGCGCGACGGCGCCGCGAGGAGCTGGTCGCGACGATGGACGGGGTGGGCGCGGGGGACGCGCCCGACAGCGACGACTCCCTCCTGCTGCTGTTCGGCTGCTGCCATCCCGCGCTCACCCCCGCGTCGGCCGTCGCGCTCACCCTGCGCTCGGTCGGCGGGCTGACCACGGCGGAGATCGCGCGCGCGTTCCTGGTGCCGGAGCCGACCATGGCACAGCGGCTCAGCAGGGCGCGCGCGACGCTGCGCTCCCTGGACCGGCCGTTCCGGATGCCGTCGGCCGACGACTACGACGACCGGCTCCGCGCGGTCCTGCGGGTGCTCTACCTGATGTTCAACGAGGGCTACGCCAGCACCACCGGGGCGGCCGTGGCCCGCGGGGACCTGTCCGTCGAGGCGCTGCGCCTGACCCGGACCCTGCACGCGCGCCTCCCCGCCGACCCCGAGGTGGCCGGCCTGCTCGCGCTCGCGCTCCTCACCGACGCGCGCCGGCCCGCCCGGACAGGGCCGCACGGGGAGCTGGTCGCGCTGCCGGACCAGGACCGCGCCCTGTGGGACCGGGCGATGATCGACGAGGGCGTCGTGCTCGTCGAGGACGCCCTGGTGCGCGGGGCGGTCGGCGAGTACCAGCTCCAGGCCGCGATCGCCGCGGTGCACGACGAGGCGCCGAGCACGGACGCCACCGACTGGCCCCAGCTGCTCGCGCTGTACGGACTGCTCGAGCGGATGACCGGCAACCCGATGGTGACCCTCAACCGCGCGGTCGCTCTCGCGATGGTGCACGGCCCCGAGGCCGGTCTGGCGCTGCTGGCCACGCTCGACGACCGGCTGCCCGGGCACCACCGGCTCGCAGCCGTGCGGGGTCACCTGCTGGAGCGGGCCGGGCACCCGCACGAGGCCGCCGACCAGCTGCTCGCCGCGGCGCGGGGAACCACGAGCCTCGCGGAGCGCGACTACCTGCTGCTGCAGGTGGCGCGGCTGCGGCACCGTGGGCCACGCTGA
- a CDS encoding YciI family protein has translation MLLMNYFVEGVPPIDEWAPQDIQRHIQFQQELGAELLASGELVDGQGLAWPSTAKLVRSDGVSAPVVTDGPFPESKEFLAGYWTVDVEDEERAIAIAAKASAAPGPRGVPLEQVFEVRALMEAPSPAE, from the coding sequence ATGCTGCTCATGAACTACTTCGTCGAGGGGGTCCCCCCGATCGACGAGTGGGCGCCGCAGGACATCCAGCGGCACATCCAGTTCCAGCAGGAGCTGGGCGCCGAGCTGCTGGCCAGCGGCGAGCTCGTCGACGGCCAGGGGCTCGCGTGGCCGTCGACCGCCAAGCTCGTCCGCAGCGACGGGGTGTCGGCCCCTGTGGTCACCGACGGGCCGTTCCCGGAGTCCAAGGAGTTCCTGGCGGGCTACTGGACGGTCGACGTGGAGGACGAGGAGCGGGCGATCGCCATCGCTGCCAAGGCGTCCGCCGCACCGGGACCGCGTGGCGTCCCCCTGGAGCAGGTGTTCGAGGTCCGCGCGCTGATGGAGGCACCTTCTCCTGCCGAGTGA
- a CDS encoding phosphatase PAP2 family protein produces the protein MRPLPLRRRALLRAAVFGVALTVPVAVLAYLVRAQVGGVVRLDELVNVAATAYTREHPDLQQALLVWQELFQARWVNLAATLVCVWVWRRHGLTTRALWAFLTIMAAWAVQLGAKGLVQRARPVVEDALAHAPGSSFPSGHAANTAAVALTLTLLLWPLLGRRGRVVVPVVAATATLLTGLDRVLLGVHYPSDVVAGFALGTALAGASYLGYSGWSVTPPDQET, from the coding sequence ATGCGACCGCTGCCCCTCCGCCGCCGTGCGCTGCTCCGCGCGGCCGTGTTCGGGGTCGCGCTCACCGTCCCGGTCGCCGTCCTGGCCTACCTCGTGCGCGCGCAGGTCGGCGGCGTCGTCCGCCTCGACGAGCTGGTGAACGTGGCGGCCACCGCCTACACCCGGGAGCACCCTGACCTCCAGCAGGCGCTGCTCGTGTGGCAGGAGCTGTTCCAGGCCCGGTGGGTCAACCTGGCGGCGACGCTGGTCTGCGTGTGGGTGTGGCGCCGGCACGGGCTGACCACCCGCGCGCTGTGGGCGTTCCTCACGATCATGGCCGCGTGGGCGGTCCAGCTGGGCGCCAAGGGGCTGGTGCAGCGGGCGCGGCCCGTGGTCGAGGACGCCCTGGCGCACGCACCGGGGTCCAGCTTCCCGTCCGGGCACGCGGCGAACACGGCCGCCGTGGCACTGACCCTCACGCTCCTGCTCTGGCCGCTGCTGGGTCGCCGCGGCCGCGTCGTCGTCCCGGTCGTCGCCGCCACCGCCACGCTGCTGACGGGCCTCGACCGGGTGCTGCTCGGCGTGCACTACCCCTCCGACGTCGTCGCAGGGTTCGCGCTCGGGACGGCCCTCGCGGGCGCGTCCTACCTGGGCTACAGCGGCTGGTCCGTGACGCCCCCCGACCAGGAGACGTGA
- a CDS encoding phosphatase PAP2 family protein, producing MHTFLHRYELDSSAPTRKEAWHDFTRRVLLPAVGLWVVIVGIGLLITGPLGNLPGEAAVNEWFVAQRTETLDAVTAVLSAIGTTEFIIGACVLFVALFWWRTKQWWLALVPPQAIAVQAIVFMTAALVVGRERPEVEKLDESPPTSSFPSGHTGASTAFYVVLAMLAQRIGNPVLRRVVTVVCLLIPLAVGTARLYRGMHSLSDVIVGLLNGLVCAFLAWNYLRRDTSSVAARSESRSLSHS from the coding sequence ATGCACACCTTCCTGCACCGCTACGAGCTCGACTCCTCGGCCCCGACCCGCAAGGAGGCCTGGCACGACTTCACCCGCCGGGTCCTCCTGCCCGCCGTGGGCCTGTGGGTGGTCATCGTCGGCATCGGGTTACTCATCACCGGCCCGCTCGGCAACCTGCCGGGCGAGGCCGCCGTCAACGAGTGGTTCGTGGCGCAGCGCACCGAGACGCTCGACGCCGTCACCGCGGTCCTGTCCGCCATCGGCACCACCGAGTTCATCATCGGCGCGTGCGTCCTGTTCGTCGCACTGTTCTGGTGGCGCACCAAGCAGTGGTGGCTCGCGCTCGTGCCGCCGCAGGCGATCGCCGTGCAGGCCATCGTCTTCATGACCGCGGCCCTCGTGGTCGGCCGCGAGCGGCCCGAGGTCGAGAAGCTCGACGAGTCCCCGCCGACGTCCAGCTTCCCCAGCGGCCACACCGGCGCGTCGACCGCGTTCTACGTGGTGCTGGCCATGCTGGCGCAGCGCATCGGCAACCCCGTCCTGCGCCGTGTCGTCACCGTGGTGTGCCTGCTGATCCCCCTCGCGGTGGGCACCGCACGGCTCTACCGGGGCATGCACAGCCTGTCCGACGTGATCGTCGGGCTGCTCAACGGGCTCGTGTGCGCGTTCCTGGCCTGGAACTACCTGCGCCGGGACACGTCGTCGGTCGCGGCACGCTCCGAGAGCCGCAGCCTGAGCCACAGCTGA
- a CDS encoding serine hydrolase domain-containing protein: MSGPTTRRPQPTRLSALVMACTFAAGAALAVPAVAFAGPRGTPRADTVQQTLDHLVEVDGVPGALASVTDRRGRERNLVAGVGDLDTGRRVPVDGQVRAGSNTKTFVAAVVLQLVGEGAVDLDASVETYLPGVVRGPVDGHDITVRDLLQHTSGIGSYTNGPPFITDGAPTLTALEDWYVEPHELLALGLAQPATPAGEWSYSNTNYVLAGLLVQRVTQRPLGEVVTDRIIEPLGLTGTYVPERGERELRGKHPRGYHAEPAGSAPFEHTAIDPASSWGAGDVVSTPSDLNTFFRALLAGDVVRPAELEQMKATVPMDLPGLPAGMSYGLGLMSTELTCGGLAWGHGGIIPGYQTEGGVSERGDRGVMVATTTMHGALPAEAAADVSNRIVALVDTVLCA; the protein is encoded by the coding sequence ATGTCCGGTCCCACCACCCGTCGTCCCCAGCCCACCCGCCTGTCCGCCCTGGTGATGGCCTGCACGTTCGCGGCCGGCGCCGCCCTGGCCGTGCCTGCCGTCGCGTTCGCCGGTCCCCGCGGAACACCCCGCGCGGATACCGTCCAGCAGACCCTCGACCACCTCGTGGAGGTCGACGGGGTTCCGGGCGCACTGGCGTCCGTCACCGACCGCAGGGGCCGCGAGCGCAACCTGGTCGCGGGCGTCGGCGACCTGGACACCGGCAGGCGTGTCCCGGTCGACGGACAGGTCCGCGCCGGCAGCAACACCAAGACGTTCGTCGCGGCCGTGGTGCTCCAGCTCGTCGGGGAGGGCGCCGTGGACCTCGACGCGTCCGTCGAGACGTACCTGCCCGGCGTGGTGCGCGGCCCCGTGGACGGGCACGACATCACCGTGCGCGACCTGCTCCAGCACACCAGCGGCATCGGCAGCTACACAAACGGTCCCCCGTTCATCACCGACGGTGCGCCGACGCTGACCGCGCTCGAGGACTGGTACGTCGAGCCGCACGAGCTCCTCGCCCTGGGGCTGGCCCAGCCGGCGACCCCGGCGGGTGAGTGGTCCTACAGCAACACCAACTACGTGCTCGCCGGCCTGCTGGTGCAGAGGGTCACCCAGCGCCCGCTGGGCGAGGTCGTCACGGACCGGATCATCGAGCCGCTCGGCCTGACCGGCACCTACGTCCCGGAGCGGGGCGAGCGGGAGCTCCGCGGCAAGCACCCGCGGGGCTACCACGCCGAGCCGGCCGGCTCCGCGCCGTTCGAGCACACCGCCATCGACCCCGCCTCGTCCTGGGGAGCCGGCGACGTCGTCAGCACGCCGAGCGACCTGAACACGTTCTTCCGGGCGTTGCTGGCCGGCGACGTGGTGCGGCCCGCCGAGCTGGAGCAGATGAAGGCGACCGTCCCGATGGACCTGCCCGGCCTGCCTGCCGGCATGAGCTACGGGCTGGGCCTGATGTCGACCGAGCTGACCTGCGGCGGTCTGGCGTGGGGCCACGGCGGGATCATCCCCGGCTACCAGACCGAGGGCGGGGTCAGCGAGAGAGGCGACCGTGGCGTCATGGTGGCGACCACCACCATGCACGGCGCGCTCCCGGCCGAGGCGGCCGCCGACGTCTCGAACCGGATCGTGGCCCTGGTCGACACCGTCCTGTGCGCGTGA
- a CDS encoding UTRA domain-containing protein, with the protein MAYKSRVVRPLLPDEAQKMDLAPSAEAVEVRRSILADGVIVAYSYDLIPLALMPDDFSTDQLDGSLFAYLRDRAHLFPHHGVAEIHAVHSEHVGWDDPEHPDLYVLLDQLHYDADGTVLMYSRSYFIEGRYAFTVVRSS; encoded by the coding sequence ATGGCCTACAAGAGCCGAGTCGTCAGACCACTGCTCCCCGATGAGGCGCAGAAGATGGACCTCGCGCCCTCCGCCGAGGCCGTCGAGGTCCGCCGCTCGATCCTCGCCGACGGCGTGATCGTCGCCTACTCCTACGACCTGATCCCGCTGGCGCTCATGCCGGACGACTTCTCGACCGATCAGCTCGACGGCTCGCTGTTCGCCTACCTGCGCGACCGCGCGCACCTCTTCCCGCACCACGGCGTCGCGGAGATCCACGCGGTCCACTCCGAGCACGTCGGCTGGGACGACCCCGAGCACCCCGACCTCTACGTGCTGCTCGACCAGCTGCACTACGACGCCGACGGGACGGTGCTCATGTACTCGCGGTCGTACTTCATCGAGGGCCGGTACGCGTTCACGGTCGTGCGCTCCAGCTGA
- a CDS encoding signal peptidase I: protein MAGRVVAVRVLRTAADVLVWALAVLGVFSLGVWGATALGLIQPLVVVSGSMEPEIKTGDLLVAMPVPVEDVEVGDVLSLRNDVTDRLVTHRVIEVAQHDDGSWHVRMQGDANDSPDAGEYVVTDDTVLAPSWQISGAGAALMRLTDPSVAVPLLIGVAAILALSLMPRPGSGPTGGQQDVAHEPQDDDAARHLAVASSRSAS, encoded by the coding sequence GTGGCGGGCCGCGTGGTGGCGGTGCGCGTCCTGCGCACCGCCGCCGACGTCCTCGTCTGGGCCCTTGCGGTCCTCGGGGTCTTCAGCCTGGGGGTGTGGGGCGCGACCGCGCTGGGGCTGATCCAGCCGCTCGTCGTCGTCTCGGGCTCGATGGAGCCGGAGATCAAGACGGGTGATCTCCTGGTTGCGATGCCCGTCCCGGTCGAGGACGTCGAGGTCGGGGACGTGCTGTCCCTGCGGAACGACGTCACGGACCGGCTCGTCACGCACCGCGTCATCGAGGTGGCGCAGCACGACGACGGGTCGTGGCACGTCCGCATGCAGGGCGACGCCAACGACAGCCCGGACGCCGGGGAGTACGTCGTCACCGACGACACGGTCCTGGCCCCGAGCTGGCAGATCTCGGGCGCCGGTGCGGCGCTGATGCGGCTGACCGACCCGAGCGTCGCGGTTCCGCTGCTCATCGGGGTCGCGGCGATCCTCGCGCTGAGCCTGATGCCTCGCCCGGGCTCCGGCCCGACGGGCGGGCAGCAGGACGTGGCGCACGAGCCGCAGGACGACGACGCGGCACGCCACCTGGCAGTCGCCTCGTCACGATCGGCCTCGTAA
- a CDS encoding PPOX class F420-dependent oxidoreductase produces the protein MPTPPLPADALDMLARPNPAVMATLRSDGSPVTAATWYLWDEGRVLLNLDATRVRLEHLRRDPRVSLTVLAGDDWYSHVTLLGRVVDLQPDPDLTDIDRLSRHYTGHEYAERTGARWSGWLEIERWTGWGALKA, from the coding sequence GTGCCCACACCACCCCTGCCCGCCGACGCCCTGGACATGCTCGCCCGACCCAACCCCGCGGTGATGGCGACGCTGCGCAGCGACGGGTCACCCGTCACGGCGGCGACCTGGTACCTGTGGGACGAGGGGCGGGTCCTGCTCAACCTCGACGCCACGCGCGTCCGCCTCGAGCACCTGCGTCGGGACCCCCGCGTCTCGCTGACGGTGCTCGCCGGCGACGACTGGTACAGCCACGTCACGCTGCTCGGCCGCGTCGTGGACCTGCAGCCGGACCCCGACCTCACCGACATCGACCGGCTCTCACGCCACTACACCGGGCACGAGTACGCGGAGCGCACGGGCGCTCGGTGGAGCGGCTGGCTGGAGATCGAGCGCTGGACCGGGTGGGGTGCGCTCAAAGCCTGA
- a CDS encoding carboxymuconolactone decarboxylase family protein translates to MTSDPRIPPTQVTGAFGALVKLGARKMVGRVPDSLGVLWHHKAILRDSLRIGRRTEAWHELDQDLASYAAMATAATVGCSFCLDLHYFQAHNHHLDQAKVRAVPLWRESSLFTPLERRVMEYAEAASQTPPAVTDELSDALLAELGPAALIELAARVGFMNMTARMNIALGIRSDGFAESCGLPPLEVRSAGSTAA, encoded by the coding sequence ATGACCAGCGATCCACGCATTCCACCGACCCAGGTCACCGGGGCATTCGGCGCCCTCGTGAAGCTCGGGGCCCGCAAGATGGTCGGCCGCGTCCCGGACTCGCTCGGGGTGCTCTGGCACCACAAGGCGATCCTGCGGGACAGCCTGCGCATCGGGCGCCGGACCGAGGCCTGGCACGAGCTCGACCAGGACCTCGCCTCGTACGCGGCGATGGCCACGGCCGCGACGGTCGGCTGCAGCTTCTGCCTCGACCTGCACTACTTCCAGGCCCACAACCACCACCTCGACCAGGCCAAGGTGCGTGCGGTGCCGCTCTGGCGCGAGTCCTCCCTCTTCACCCCGCTGGAGCGCCGAGTCATGGAGTACGCGGAGGCCGCCAGCCAGACGCCGCCCGCGGTGACCGACGAGCTGTCGGACGCGCTCCTGGCCGAGCTCGGCCCCGCCGCGCTCATCGAGCTGGCCGCGCGCGTCGGCTTCATGAACATGACGGCGCGGATGAACATCGCGCTCGGCATCCGCTCGGACGGGTTCGCGGAGTCGTGCGGACTGCCTCCCCTCGAGGTCCGGTCCGCCGGATCGACCGCCGCGTAG
- the sigJ gene encoding RNA polymerase sigma factor SigJ, translating to MLGSASDAEDVLQESWLRWSAVDRSQVREPRAYLVRLVTRQALNHLRTVSRRREQYVGAWLPEPLLTSRDVADDVELADNLSIAMLTVLETLGPAERVVFVLREVFDVPYDEIADAVGKSSVAVRQIAHRAKGHVSARRPRIRVVRSEHEEVVQRLVTALNTGDLQGLMDVLAPDVVAVSDSGGKAPGAARRPVVGAERLARYLLGAMAKAGDTLVAVPTWVNGQAGIRMERDGQLVGVAGFAVADGRVTRAYAIANPDKLGRLDAVAELSRHS from the coding sequence ATGCTCGGCTCGGCCAGTGACGCCGAGGACGTGCTCCAGGAGTCCTGGCTGCGCTGGTCGGCCGTCGACCGGTCGCAGGTCCGCGAGCCGCGCGCCTACCTCGTCCGCCTGGTGACGCGGCAGGCCCTCAACCACCTGCGCACCGTGTCCCGTCGCCGCGAGCAGTACGTCGGGGCCTGGCTCCCCGAGCCGCTCCTGACCAGCCGCGACGTGGCGGACGACGTCGAGCTCGCGGACAACCTGTCGATCGCGATGCTCACGGTGCTGGAGACGCTGGGGCCCGCCGAGCGGGTGGTCTTCGTGCTGCGCGAGGTCTTCGACGTGCCGTACGACGAGATCGCCGACGCCGTCGGCAAGTCCTCGGTGGCGGTGCGGCAGATCGCGCACCGCGCCAAGGGTCACGTCTCCGCGCGCCGGCCCCGGATCCGTGTGGTGCGTTCCGAGCACGAGGAGGTCGTGCAGCGGCTCGTGACGGCGCTCAACACCGGCGACCTCCAGGGGCTCATGGACGTCCTCGCGCCGGACGTGGTCGCGGTGAGCGACAGCGGAGGCAAGGCACCCGGGGCGGCGCGACGGCCCGTCGTGGGGGCGGAGCGGCTGGCGCGCTACCTGCTCGGCGCGATGGCGAAGGCCGGCGACACGCTCGTCGCGGTCCCCACGTGGGTCAACGGGCAGGCCGGGATCCGGATGGAGCGGGACGGCCAGCTCGTCGGCGTGGCCGGCTTCGCCGTCGCCGACGGACGCGTGACCCGCGCCTACGCCATCGCGAACCCGGACAAGCTCGGCCGGCTCGACGCGGTCGCCGAGCTGAGCCGGCACTCGTGA
- a CDS encoding nitroreductase family deazaflavin-dependent oxidoreductase codes for MAPTPDRSDETALPTFRTGPGRRAIDAAVGFLIRWGLFPGSYQLTTVGRRTGRPLTHPVTLVERHGRRWLVSPYGEVSWVHNARASGRVSLQRRGRTEECAVRECSAREAAPVLKQYLAVTGPPRRYFRAHKDAPVQAFAAEADAHPVFELLPLD; via the coding sequence ATGGCGCCCACCCCCGACCGGTCCGACGAGACGGCCCTGCCCACGTTCCGCACCGGCCCCGGACGCCGCGCGATCGACGCGGCCGTGGGCTTCCTCATCCGCTGGGGGCTCTTCCCCGGCTCCTACCAGCTGACCACCGTGGGCCGCCGCACCGGCCGGCCGCTCACGCACCCTGTGACGCTGGTGGAGCGGCACGGGCGACGGTGGCTGGTGTCCCCGTACGGAGAGGTCTCCTGGGTGCACAACGCACGCGCCTCAGGTCGCGTCTCGTTGCAGCGGCGGGGCCGCACCGAGGAGTGCGCCGTGCGCGAGTGCTCCGCCCGGGAGGCTGCCCCCGTGCTGAAGCAGTACCTGGCCGTGACCGGCCCGCCGCGCCGCTACTTCCGCGCCCACAAGGACGCACCGGTGCAGGCCTTCGCCGCCGAGGCGGACGCCCACCCGGTCTTCGAGCTGCTGCCGCTCGACTAG
- a CDS encoding antibiotic biosynthesis monooxygenase family protein, which yields MSVVKINAISVPPEAGAELERRFAARAGTIEGSPGFLGFQLLRPTAGEDRYFVVTHWADEESFAAWRDGDAKAAHAGSGDRPRPVSAGAQLLEFEVVLDVSPR from the coding sequence ATGTCCGTCGTGAAGATCAACGCCATCTCCGTGCCGCCCGAGGCCGGAGCCGAGCTCGAGCGCCGGTTCGCCGCACGCGCGGGGACCATAGAGGGCTCCCCGGGGTTCCTCGGGTTCCAGCTCCTGCGGCCGACCGCGGGGGAGGACCGCTACTTCGTCGTGACGCACTGGGCCGACGAGGAGTCGTTCGCCGCGTGGCGCGATGGCGATGCCAAGGCGGCGCACGCCGGCTCGGGCGACCGGCCGCGGCCGGTGAGCGCCGGGGCCCAGCTGCTGGAGTTCGAGGTCGTGCTGGACGTGTCGCCGCGCTGA